In one Nicotiana tomentosiformis chromosome 6, ASM39032v3, whole genome shotgun sequence genomic region, the following are encoded:
- the LOC138894452 gene encoding uncharacterized mitochondrial protein AtMg00810-like, translating to MKDIGKTKLCLGLQIEHLPNETFVHQSAYIEKVLKQFYMDGAHPLSTPMIVRSLDMNKDPFRPQEKNEEFFDSEVPYLSEIGVLMYLANTTRPGITFPVNVLARYSSAPTRRH from the coding sequence atgaaagatatcggaaagacaaaattatgtcttggtttgcaaattgaacatttaccAAACGagacttttgttcatcaatctgcctacatagaaaaggtattgaaacagTTTTAtatggatggagcacatccattaagtactccgatgattgttcgatcacttgatatGAATAaagacccgttccgacctcaagaaaagaatgaagagtttTTTGAttctgaagtaccatatcttagtgaaATTGGtgtactaatgtatcttgctaacactacaaggcctggCATAACTTTtccagttaatgtcttagcaagatatagctctgctcctacaaggagacattag